CATGATGCGATCGCTAACTTTGTCCCACCGACTTACATAGAGCGTATTTGTATAGTGATTAATGAAGCTGATAATCTCGCGCAAAATCGTGCTTCGGAAGTAGCCCAATACAATAATAAAACCGAACACATTCTCAGTTTGCTAGACGGCACTTTGTATCAGAGTGTAATTGATGACTCTGGTATTCAAATGCAGCAACGGTTAGTTATCTTGATGACTTGTAACACTACTGAAAGATTAGATCCAGCCATGTTACGTAAGGGTAGGGTGGATTTGATATATGAGTTTACGCAACTATTTGTATGAGGCGGTAGCGGAATACTGCCTCTTGCCTAGCTCGTTTTAACCCAACTAGCAAGATAATTGCGCCAGCTGCCATACTGGGAAATGTCTTGTGCATCAGAAATCACATAAGGCTCACACAAAAAACCTTTGACTGAGGAACCGTCTTCTAGGTCTAAAGTACCAATTACTAGGGGCGGCGGGACTGCGGCAACAAAAGTACCAAAGCCTTCTGCACTCAGTTGCCAAACTTCGACTTCAATGCCTACCCCAGAACCATCGAGAACTTTGACTAATCCAGGTTTGGCGGGTTGGGTATTGGCAAGAGCATAGAAGCGATAGGTAGAGGCGGTTTCGCAGGTTTTCAGTAAGATAGCATGGCGTTCTTGCAGTTGATAGTTCAAAGGCTGCCCGGTAAGATGAGCGCCAACAACAGCCAGAGTAATCATATTAGTGGATGTGGTTGTCACGTCGCTTTGCTCCGAATTAAAAATTAAAAACTAAAAATTAAAAATTAATGATCCCCATAAATAAATTTAGTTACTCTGTATCATTTTCGTTTTCGGTCATGCAGAAATCCTCACAGGACTTGTTTTACCATAAGTAACGCCCATCTGTTGCTGATAGCGAGTACCCAATTGACATAGTGCCATGTCTTGAAACCTTTGCCCGATTAAAGTTATACCAGTGGGTAAACCATTGGCACGGAAGCCAGAGGGAAGAGCGATCGCACACAAGTCCATCAAGTTGACAAAATTGGTGTAGTAACCCAGGTTGGTGTTGAGGGCGATGGGGTCATTTTCTACTTCCGCTTTGGTGTAGATAGTGCCGGTGGTAGGCAATGCCAAAATATTGACTTTTTCCCACTGTTGTGAAGCTTCCTGCTTGAGGGCTTCTAGAGCGTAAAAACCCTTGAAAGTATCTACTGCTGTGTAGCGTAAACCATTGCTAATGATTTGGCGGACAACGGGATGAATAGCATCAGCTTCAGTTTCAAAGAACGATTGAATAGCGGCAAGTCGTTCTGCCACCCAAGCACCAGAGTAGAGCAAATTAGCAGCTTGCTGGAAGGGCTGAAAATCAATTTCCACAAGATTCCCGCCGATGGCCTTTAACTGCTGTAATCCTTGCTGATACAAATCTGCGGCGGCGGCATCACCAAAGAACTGCAATTGATCCGCCTTGGGTACTCCAAAGGAAAAGGATGATGGAATTGCTGTGGTTTCTCCTGGAACTTGGCGGGAATAAATATCGCAGAGATCAAAGCTTCTGGCAACTTGCCAAAGGATTTCAGCATCTTGGCAATTCAACGTAAAAATGGAAACACAATCAAGCGAACGACAGGCAGGCACGACACCGGAAGTACTTAATACACCTCTGGTAGGTTTGAGTCCGACAATGTTGTTAAATGCCGCTGGAACTCTACCAGAACCGGCTGTATCAGTTCCGAGTGAAAAGCTCACCAGCCCCGCCGCAACTGCCACGGCAGAACCAGAACTAGAGCCACCGGAAATATAATCGTCATGGAAAACACTGCTACAGGCTCCATAAGGCGATCGCACCCCGACTAATCCCGTGGCAAACTGATCGAGATTGGTTTTGCCGATTAAAATTGCCCCGGCTTGAAGCAAGCGAGCGACTACCGTTGCCGTTTTTTCGGGGATGTAGCTGTAAGCTGGACAGCCAGCAGTCGTAGGGATTTTTGCCACATCGATGTTATCTTTGACAGCGAAAGGGATGCCGTAGAGAGGCAAATCATCAAGATTTCTGCCAGCGAGGGATTCAGCTTGAGCGATCGCCTGTGCTTGTGGTAATAAATGAATCCAGACGGCATCGTTTCCCCGTGCAGCAATCCGGCGATAAACTGAATCAATGACATCCGTTGGTTGTAATTGAGCTGTTCGATAAGCTGTAAGCAGCGTTGCAATGTCCAGGCTGATGGAATCTGTGATCATATTTCCCCTCGGACGATCGCTAATATCTGTCCGGCGGTGACAAGTTGCCCTGGTTCGCAGAGGACTTCTACCACCGTTCCCGGATCGTCCGGTAACAGAGTCATTTCCTGTTTCATTGCTTCCAAAATAATCACACCCGTATCTTCCGTAATGTGATCGCCTGCTTTAATCAACACCTGCCAGACGTTGGCCATTGTTGGGGCACTCAGGGCGTAGCAACCATCGGGAATAATCGTTACAGTTTCGGGTGGGAGATCGGCTGTAACAACTGTGCTTTCATCTAGGGCTGTGGCTGTGTGGCGATCGCGTTCTTCTCGAAAGGCAATGCGCTGGCGGGTTTGGAATATCGCCGCATCTGGGGCAATTTCTTGCAAAAACTCTTGATAGTCGCGGAATTTAAATGTGGTTTTTTCTACCTTGAGTTTAAACTTACCTTCAATAAAATCCTCTCGATGGCGCATTAGCTCGTCATGAGAAACTGGATAAAACCGAATTTGATCGAAGAATCGCAACAGCCAGGGTTTACCATCTTGAAAATCGGCCGTTTGTTTGTAGCGATTCCACATTTGCACAGTGCGGCCGACAAACTGATAGCCGCCTGGCCCCTCCATTCCATAAACGCAGAGATAAGCACCACCGATGCCAACTGCATTTTCAGGAGTCCAGGTACGGGCGGGATTGTATTTTGTGGTGACGAGGCGATGACGCGGATCGAGGGGTACTGCTACAGGCGCACCGAGATAAACATCACCTAAGCCCATCACCAAGTAACTGGCATTAAAGACGATTTCTTTAACTTCTGCAATGCTTCCCAGTCCATTAATCCGCCGAATAAATTCAATATTGCTAGGACACCAGGGTGCATCTTTTCGCACCGACTGCATATATTTTTGAATCGCTAGTTGAGTCGATTCATCATCCCAGGATAGCGGTAGATGTACAATCCGGGTTGGCACTTCTAGGTTAGAAATATCCGGGAGATGAGATTCGATATTTTGTAAGGCGGCAACTAAATTTGATTGGGAAATGACGCGGCTATCGTAGTGAACTTGTAGCGATCGCATTCCCGGCGTTAATTCCAAAATTCCATGAATCGGGTTGGTTTGCAGATAAACCATTAACTCATGCACCCGGAAACGCAATTTCAAATCTAATACTAAATCTCCGTATTCAATCAGCAAATATTTATCACTAGCTTGACGGTAGATGACGGCAATTTGCTCATCAGTTGCGGGAATTTCTGCCACAATTGGGGATTGGGCCGGAAATTCTTTTAGGATTTGGTTGGGATCTGAATCCACAGCCCCTAATTGGATTTGCCGATCCAACTGTAATTCTTCGGACAATGCTTGGTCAAAAGTGAGACGATGGAATTGAATTGTATTCCCTGGTTTGAGTTGCCCAATTTTCCAGAGTTGTGCTTGGGCGATCGCAGCAGGACAGACAAAACCGCCTAAACTCGGCCCATCTAAACCCAGGATAATCGGCATATCTCCGGTGAAATCGACTGTACCAACTGCATAAGCATTATCGTGAATATTAGAAGGGTGTAAACCCGCTTCACCGCCATCTTGTCGCGCCCAGGTTGGTTTTGGCCCAATCAACCGAATTCCGGTTCGCGCCGAGTTGTAATGCACTTCCCAATGAGTACTGAAAAATATCTCGATGTCTTCATCCGTGAAGAAATCCGGCGCACCGTGAGGGCCATATAAAACGCCAATTTCCCAATGATTTGAGTAGGTAGGAATCAATTCGGGAGAAATGGGTTGCGGTTCTTGGGACGCAAAGGGATACAATTTCAGGACATCGCCCACCTGTAAAGCTCTACCGCCATGTCCACCAAACCCTCCCAGGGTAAAGGTTGCTTTACTACCCAAATAATCGGGTATATCAAACCCACCTTGCACACTAATATAGGTGCGGAAACCATTGCCCTGAATGTTACCCAAGCGTAGGGTACTCCCAGCTTTTACCGAAACTGCCGTCCAATAGGGAATCGGTTGTTTATCTAAGGTAGCTTTCATCGGCGCTCCCGTGAGACAAATTACGGTATCGCAATTGAAGCGCAAAGCGGGGCCAGATAGGGTACATTCCAACCCGGCTGCTGATTCTAAATTACCTAAAATCCGGTTGCCCAACCGAAATGCTAAAGAATCCATTGGCCCAGAGGGCGGCACACCAATATTCCAATAGCCCACCCGTCCCGGATAATCTTGAATGGTGGTCATTGTACCTGGAACTAGGACATCAATTGTATTCGGGCGGTAGGTAAAGCTATTGGTAAATTTTGTGGTGATATCGCCTTGAATAAATGTCGAATCGGCAATAATTTGGCGTAAATATTCCAGGTTAGTTTCAATGCCATCAATGCGAGATTGAGCAAGGGCAGTTTGGAGAATTGCGATCGCATCTTCTCTTGATTCTCCCTGCACAATTATCTTTGCCAACAATGGATCGTAAAAGGGTGATACTTTTGTACCCGTTTCAATCCAAGTATCGCAGCGAATGCCAGCAGCAAACTGCACTTGAGTTAACTCACCCGAACTCGGCTGAAAATTTTTATGCGGATCTTCAGCATAAACCCGCACCTGAATCGCATGTCCTTGCGGTTGATATTGGTAGGATGACAACCCCAGCGACTCACCCGCCGCCTGACGCACCATCCACTCTACTAAATCCACACCTGTAATCGCTTCTGTTACCCCATGTTCCACTTGTAAGCGGGTATTCACCTCTAAGAAGTAAAACTGTTGGCTATCCACATCATAGATAAACTCAACCGTACCAGCAGATTGATAGCGAATTCCCTCACCCAATTTCACCGCAGAATCATACAAACGCTGTCGGAGAGCATCATTAATATTTGGTGCTGGGGCTTCTTCAATCACTTTTTGATTGCGCCGTTGCGTTGAACAATCGCGTTCACCAATGGCGACGACATTCCCTTTACCATCACCAAAGATTTGCACTTCAATGTGTCGCGCCCGTTCGATGTATTTTTCTAAAAAGACTCCACTCTGGCTAAAGTTATTGCGACTTAACCGTTGCACATTTTCCAACAAGTCAGCTATTGTATCTTCACTCCGGCACAACTGCATTCCAATGCCGCCACCCCCTGCCGTACTTTTGATCATCACAGGATAGCCAATTTCTGCTGCTGCCTGTTTGACTTGCGGCAAATTCTCTAACAACAAACTACCGGGGAGAAGTGGCACTCCTACGGCTTGAGCGATCGCTCTTGCTTCATGTTTGAGTCCAAATCGCCGCAGTTGTTCTGGTGTGGGGCCGATAAATACAATCCCTGCTGCTGCACAAGCTTCGGCAAATCCCACGTTCTCGCTCAAAAACCCATAGCCGGGATGAATCGCCTCAGCACCAGTCGCTTGTGCTGCTGCCAAAATCGCCTCAGTCCGAAGATAACTTTGCGCGGCGGCATCACCGCCAACACAGACAGCTTCCCCTGCGGCTACAACATGTGCAGAATGGGCATCGGCTTGGGAGTAGACTGCAACCGAGGCAATACCGAGGCGATCGAGGGTGCGAATAATCCGGCAAGCAATTTCACCCCGATTAGCAATCAAAACTTTGTTGAACATTAGCGCTAAATCAATCAAGAACTGAACCAGCAACCAACAAGAACAGGGAAAATTCCATTGTTGCAGAAATAGTCTCTAGCATTCACCCTTGTTCTTTTAGAATTTTGAAAATTTCGAGTTCAAAGGTGCAACTTTCAAGTTCAAAGGTGCAACTTCCGAGTTCAAAGGTGCAACTTCCGAGTTCAGAGGCTCAACTTCCGAGTTCAGAGGCTCAACTTCCGAGTTCAAAGGCTCAACTTCCGAGTTCAGAGGCTCAACTTCCGAGTTCGGAGGCTCAACTTCCGAGTTCAAAGGCTCAACTTCCGAGTTCAGAGGCTCAACTTCCGAGTTCAAAGGCTCAACTTCCGAGTTCAAAGGTGCAACTTCCGAGTTCAGAGGCTCAACTTCCGAGTTCAGAGGTGCCGTTTCATGTTCGGTTAAGGCAAGAGACGCGATGAATCGCCGTCTCTACAATAATCAGTCTTTTGTAGAGACGGCGATTTATCGCGTCTTTGTGACAATTTATCGCGTCTTTGTAATGATTCATCAGAGTATCAAGCGGCATCCCAAACAATCAACCGGACTGGCGTAGGATTGTAAGCATTACATGGATTGTTGATTTGCGGGCAATTAGAAATCAACACCATTACATCCATCTCCGCCCGCAAGTCAATAATCTTGCCGGCTTCTGAAATGCCATCGACAATTTCCAATGTACCGTCTTCGCTGACAGGAACATTCATATAGAAGTTCACATTGCTGACGAGATCGCGTTTGTTCATTTCATATTTGCTCAGTTCCAGCAAATAATTCTCCACACAAGCGTGCAGATGTTTCTTGTGCAACCCATAGCGAACTGAGTTGCTTTCCATACTACACGCCCCACCCAGCGTATCGTGTTTGCCACACTGATCGTGGATGACGGTCATCATCACGTTTCCTTCGTTGGAAATCAACTGAGTGCCTGTAGTAATGAAAATGTTGCCTTGACGGACAATTGTATCGGGAGCGCTATAACGCTCTGAACTATCATCAGCGTTGTAAAACAATGTATCAACGGCTTGATTGCCTAGTAGATCGATAATCCGCAAAATTTGCCCTTTTTTGACGATCCTAGACCAGGGTTGACGGGCAGCCAACTCTTGATCGTAAATTGCTGTTGCTGGATCGAGTTCAATGGGTAATGTTGCGACCATAAGGAGACTCCTTTTCTATTTTCAAATACCAAGAAACAGAGATTGCCAACAAAAACTAACACCAATTTCAGAAAATAATTCGACAGATCCATTCACAAAATCAAAAAGCAATTCCCAATCCAAAATCTCAAATCCCAAATCCAAAATTGGATAACCTCAAACTACTCCTGAGCAAATAATGCATCAGTGTTAATGAAACCACGAATCACTTCTTCATTGGCAGTGCGACATAAATCGTCCGGTGCTGGTGCAGAAGATTTCCAAACGGTAAGCTGAATTGGCTTCGGCTTGTATACTGTATCGGGGTGCAATACATGGGGACAGTTGGAAATAATCACCAATACATTCATTTCCGCCCGCAAATCAATAAAGCTGCCCGGTTTTTCATAGTCTGTGACATATTCCAAATCTCCATTTGGATGCACTGCGACTCGGCTAAATAAATTCAGGTTAGGCATTAAATCTTTACGAGTTAAACCACGCTTGCCCAACGCTTTGAGAAAATTGTTGCGGGAATTGTTGTAATCGCTTTCGCCATATTTGTTGTAAGTTCCTTCGCCATATTTGGCAGCATTGCTAGCAGCATTGCTGCAACCACAAATTAAATCGTGATGGCCAGAGGTATCCTCGGTGATTGAGAAGAGAATACGCCCCATATCAGAGTAAATTACCATACCTTTTTTGAGGAAGGCGTTAAATTGAATCTTGGCGGTATCTGCCACGTTCAGACGCTCAATAGGGCTATCCGCGTTATAGCAAATTATCGAAACCCCTTGAGAACCTTCTAAATCAGTCACCCGCAGGGTGTTTCCCCGTTTGATTACGGAATGCCAATAGGCACCACCAGGCAGCTTTTCATCGAGCAAAATTAGGCTCGGATCAATTGCCCCCAAATTCGGCAGAATAGATGCTTGCACCATAAAATCCTCCTGTTACGGTAAAGGCTCAATCTCTGAAATTAGAAAAACTACTGACTCACACAATAGACTTCTTGCATAAGTCGGGTAAAGGGTAAGGGTTAAAGGGAAAAGGGATAGAATTAACATTCCCCTTTAACCTTTCCCCCTTTCCCCACCTCTTGCAAAAGGCACTTTTGCAAGAGGTCTAATAAAGCCCAGGAGATTGCCAAGACATTACGATAAGGGACTTCCAAATAAAAAAATATTCAATTAACTCTTGTGGTGTGGGCGACACGAGAGCCATATTGTGGGGCGGGCAAGATGCCCACCCCACAATATTGGATAATTTATTTCTTGGAGTTCCCTAACGATTAAAAATTATGCCCAGCGGCAACTTGGTATAGTGATTGGATCGTTAGTCCATCACTGGGGTATTCAACTACAGCAAAATTACATATTACCTGAAAGCGATCGCCATCGAAGGCTGTAAATATCTGCTGGCGGAGGGTAGTTAAAATGTCGTTAAGGCGATCGCTGATTTCTATTTTGGTTAACCCAGAAACTCCCATAACAAATTCACCATTACCCCAATAACCCAGCACTTCACCACTGCAAAATCCCAGTTGAAATAAACGACTCCATCTTTGTAATACCTGGTTGCCAGCCTGATGACCATATTTAATATTAATTTGCCGAAAATCAGTCACGCTTAAGATCGCCAAGCAAACAGATTGCTGATTTGTCTCGGCTTGAGCAATTAGATGCTGTAAGTCGCGGTTAGACTGAAACTGATTTGCTAATCCGGTTAAAGAATCTTTGCTAGAAAGGGACTGTAGTAAACGGCTGCGTTCTAAGCGATGGGTAATGCGCGCCAACAATTCTGCCCCAACAACAGGTTTAACCACATAATCATCGGCTCCCACAGCAAACACTTGCTGCACAGTTTCCATCTCTCGGTGAGCAGTCAGAAACACAATTGGTAATTCTTGCCATCGGGGATCGGTACGAACTGCTCGGCAAAGTTCAATACCAGTTATATGAGGCATTTCTACATCCAAAATCAACAAATCTGGTGTAGTAGATTGCAGTACTTCCCAAAAACGTAGCGGATTCTCTAATCCGGTCATTCGTATACCCCAAGGTTCTAACATTGGGCGCAGTGTTGCTAAAATTAGCGGGTCGTCATCTACTACTAGTATATTTACCCGTAAAGAACGAGTCCGTTGTAATAGTTGAGATGAAACATCCCAAACCTGAGCAGCTGTTACAGGCTTAACCAAAAAACCCCGCGCCCCGTATTGAGCTAATGTTACCCGTTCTACTAACTCATCAGTGGCAGCCAGCACGAGAACAGGTACGGGTGGGGTACGTGTTGCTAAGTCCGAAAGTAATGCCAAGCTTTCTTTGCGCCACCCGGCATCATCGACATTTAAGACTACTAAATCAGGTGATGTGGTTTGTAGAAAGTTTTTTGCCTCCTCTAAGTTGGAGATTTGCTGCCAGCCCTCAACCAGTTGTTGCAGCTGATCACCTAGTTGTGGATTGGGGTCAATTAATATCAATCGGGTACTAATTTCGGATGCGATCGCACCTGAAATCTGATTATCTGCATTTTGCCCCATCAAATTGATTAAGCTACCCAAATCTTCAATCAATGACAGCAATTGCCGCTTTTCACCTGCGGCAAAATCACCATCTTTACCTAAAATCTGTTCAATTTTCCGCGCTATTTGAGTGCCATTGTCTTGCTCAAACATTCCCAAGACACCAGCTAGTTTGTGCGCCTCTCGTTCTGCCGATTGGCGTAATTCTTTAGTCAGCGTTTTACGAGATAATGCTGCCGCTAATTCTTGCAATACCGTCAACCGCTGCACCATCAACCCCTGATATTGCTGCCACAAGCCCCCCATTGCTTGCTGAAACTGCTGTTCAACATCACGACTAGGGATTTGAGATTTTTCTTTTTCCCCCTGCTCCCTGCGCCCTGCTCCCTCTCCTCTTCCAGGATTCAACCGATACCCCAAACCATAAACATTTTCAATCCAGTCTACTGCTCCAGCCGCTTTCAACTTTTGCCGTAAGTATTTAATGTGTGATTTTACAGTCTCTTCTTGGGGTGGATCGTCAAAAGTCCACAGGTGTTCAATGATATCCCCCCGACTAAAAACCCGCGATGGATTCCGTAGAAATAGTTCTAGTAAGCTGTATTCTTTGGCTGTTAATTCTAGCAGTTTGTTGTTATATTTAACCTCGCAACTACTGGGGTCTAGTCGTAGTGCGCCTACTTCCAGTATTGGGGTACGGGGGCGATCGCCCCGACGGATTAGCGCCCGTATCCGTGCTTGCAGTTCTTCCAAATCTAAAGGTTTGATCAGATAATCGTCCGCACCTGCATCGAGTCCCTGAATCCGCTCTCTATTACCATCTTTCGCTGTCATCAGCAAAATGGGAGTGAAACAACCACTAGAACGCAATCGCTGACACAATGAAATACCGTCCAGTTTCGGAAGTCCGACATCTATTAGGAGCAAGTCATAGTTAGTACTTTGCGTGTA
This Nostoc sp. C052 DNA region includes the following protein-coding sequences:
- the atzF gene encoding allophanate hydrolase — its product is MITDSISLDIATLLTAYRTAQLQPTDVIDSVYRRIAARGNDAVWIHLLPQAQAIAQAESLAGRNLDDLPLYGIPFAVKDNIDVAKIPTTAGCPAYSYIPEKTATVVARLLQAGAILIGKTNLDQFATGLVGVRSPYGACSSVFHDDYISGGSSSGSAVAVAAGLVSFSLGTDTAGSGRVPAAFNNIVGLKPTRGVLSTSGVVPACRSLDCVSIFTLNCQDAEILWQVARSFDLCDIYSRQVPGETTAIPSSFSFGVPKADQLQFFGDAAAADLYQQGLQQLKAIGGNLVEIDFQPFQQAANLLYSGAWVAERLAAIQSFFETEADAIHPVVRQIISNGLRYTAVDTFKGFYALEALKQEASQQWEKVNILALPTTGTIYTKAEVENDPIALNTNLGYYTNFVNLMDLCAIALPSGFRANGLPTGITLIGQRFQDMALCQLGTRYQQQMGVTYGKTSPVRISA
- the uca gene encoding urea carboxylase, with the protein product MFNKVLIANRGEIACRIIRTLDRLGIASVAVYSQADAHSAHVVAAGEAVCVGGDAAAQSYLRTEAILAAAQATGAEAIHPGYGFLSENVGFAEACAAAGIVFIGPTPEQLRRFGLKHEARAIAQAVGVPLLPGSLLLENLPQVKQAAAEIGYPVMIKSTAGGGGIGMQLCRSEDTIADLLENVQRLSRNNFSQSGVFLEKYIERARHIEVQIFGDGKGNVVAIGERDCSTQRRNQKVIEEAPAPNINDALRQRLYDSAVKLGEGIRYQSAGTVEFIYDVDSQQFYFLEVNTRLQVEHGVTEAITGVDLVEWMVRQAAGESLGLSSYQYQPQGHAIQVRVYAEDPHKNFQPSSGELTQVQFAAGIRCDTWIETGTKVSPFYDPLLAKIIVQGESREDAIAILQTALAQSRIDGIETNLEYLRQIIADSTFIQGDITTKFTNSFTYRPNTIDVLVPGTMTTIQDYPGRVGYWNIGVPPSGPMDSLAFRLGNRILGNLESAAGLECTLSGPALRFNCDTVICLTGAPMKATLDKQPIPYWTAVSVKAGSTLRLGNIQGNGFRTYISVQGGFDIPDYLGSKATFTLGGFGGHGGRALQVGDVLKLYPFASQEPQPISPELIPTYSNHWEIGVLYGPHGAPDFFTDEDIEIFFSTHWEVHYNSARTGIRLIGPKPTWARQDGGEAGLHPSNIHDNAYAVGTVDFTGDMPIILGLDGPSLGGFVCPAAIAQAQLWKIGQLKPGNTIQFHRLTFDQALSEELQLDRQIQLGAVDSDPNQILKEFPAQSPIVAEIPATDEQIAVIYRQASDKYLLIEYGDLVLDLKLRFRVHELMVYLQTNPIHGILELTPGMRSLQVHYDSRVISQSNLVAALQNIESHLPDISNLEVPTRIVHLPLSWDDESTQLAIQKYMQSVRKDAPWCPSNIEFIRRINGLGSIAEVKEIVFNASYLVMGLGDVYLGAPVAVPLDPRHRLVTTKYNPARTWTPENAVGIGGAYLCVYGMEGPGGYQFVGRTVQMWNRYKQTADFQDGKPWLLRFFDQIRFYPVSHDELMRHREDFIEGKFKLKVEKTTFKFRDYQEFLQEIAPDAAIFQTRQRIAFREERDRHTATALDESTVVTADLPPETVTIIPDGCYALSAPTMANVWQVLIKAGDHITEDTGVIILEAMKQEMTLLPDDPGTVVEVLCEPGQLVTAGQILAIVRGEI
- a CDS encoding urea amidolyase associated protein UAAP2, with protein sequence MVATLPIELDPATAIYDQELAARQPWSRIVKKGQILRIIDLLGNQAVDTLFYNADDSSERYSAPDTIVRQGNIFITTGTQLISNEGNVMMTVIHDQCGKHDTLGGACSMESNSVRYGLHKKHLHACVENYLLELSKYEMNKRDLVSNVNFYMNVPVSEDGTLEIVDGISEAGKIIDLRAEMDVMVLISNCPQINNPCNAYNPTPVRLIVWDAA
- a CDS encoding response regulator gives rise to the protein MRILLIEDEEVLASVLLKSLTKQHYVVDVVQDGQMGWEYTQSTNYDLLLIDVGLPKLDGISLCQRLRSSGCFTPILLMTAKDGNRERIQGLDAGADDYLIKPLDLEELQARIRALIRRGDRPRTPILEVGALRLDPSSCEVKYNNKLLELTAKEYSLLELFLRNPSRVFSRGDIIEHLWTFDDPPQEETVKSHIKYLRQKLKAAGAVDWIENVYGLGYRLNPGRGEGAGRREQGEKEKSQIPSRDVEQQFQQAMGGLWQQYQGLMVQRLTVLQELAAALSRKTLTKELRQSAEREAHKLAGVLGMFEQDNGTQIARKIEQILGKDGDFAAGEKRQLLSLIEDLGSLINLMGQNADNQISGAIASEISTRLILIDPNPQLGDQLQQLVEGWQQISNLEEAKNFLQTTSPDLVVLNVDDAGWRKESLALLSDLATRTPPVPVLVLAATDELVERVTLAQYGARGFLVKPVTAAQVWDVSSQLLQRTRSLRVNILVVDDDPLILATLRPMLEPWGIRMTGLENPLRFWEVLQSTTPDLLILDVEMPHITGIELCRAVRTDPRWQELPIVFLTAHREMETVQQVFAVGADDYVVKPVVGAELLARITHRLERSRLLQSLSSKDSLTGLANQFQSNRDLQHLIAQAETNQQSVCLAILSVTDFRQINIKYGHQAGNQVLQRWSRLFQLGFCSGEVLGYWGNGEFVMGVSGLTKIEISDRLNDILTTLRQQIFTAFDGDRFQVICNFAVVEYPSDGLTIQSLYQVAAGHNF
- a CDS encoding urea amidolyase associated protein UAAP1 is translated as MVQASILPNLGAIDPSLILLDEKLPGGAYWHSVIKRGNTLRVTDLEGSQGVSIICYNADSPIERLNVADTAKIQFNAFLKKGMVIYSDMGRILFSITEDTSGHHDLICGCSNAASNAAKYGEGTYNKYGESDYNNSRNNFLKALGKRGLTRKDLMPNLNLFSRVAVHPNGDLEYVTDYEKPGSFIDLRAEMNVLVIISNCPHVLHPDTVYKPKPIQLTVWKSSAPAPDDLCRTANEEVIRGFINTDALFAQE